One Camelina sativa cultivar DH55 chromosome 3, Cs, whole genome shotgun sequence genomic window carries:
- the LOC104760001 gene encoding transcription initiation factor TFIID subunit 13: protein MSNTPATAAASSSKSKAAGTSQPQEKRKTLFQKELQHMMYGFGDEQNPLPETVALVEDIVVEYVTDLTHKAQEIGSKRGRLLVDDFLYLIRKDLPKLNRCRELLAMQEELKQARKAFDVDEKELVD from the exons atgagtaacACACCAGCAACGGCGGCGGCGTCATCATCTAAATCCAAAGCTGCGGGAACTTCTCAGCCACAGGAAAAACGCAAAACCCTCTTTCAGAAAGAAT TGCAGCATATGATGTATGGATTTGGCGATGAGCAAAAC CCACTTCCAGAGACTGTGGCGCTTGTAGAAGACATTGTTGTGGAGTATGTCACAGATCTG ACACATAAGGCTCAAGAAATTGGTTCAAAGCGAGGAAGACTTCTTGTTGATGACTTCTTGTATCTTATCCGCAAG GATTTGCCAAAACTGAACCGGTGTAGAGAACTGTTGGCGATGCAAGAAGAGCTCAAACAAGCTCGTAAAGCTTTTGATGTCGACGAAAAGGAGCTAGTTGATTGA